From Eleftheria terrae, the proteins below share one genomic window:
- a CDS encoding class I SAM-dependent methyltransferase, translating into MDGWTGLIEQRLAQLPCNVALEWPGGRAGRQPADVRLRLHTPRWLASVARGQIGAVADAYVQGQLDIEGSMRPLMAAASRLVGDPVRQRPLAWWQQLLLRYGSACHHRLAQDARQVQFHYDVSDDFYALWLDPRRVYSCAYYAQPELSLAQAQEAKLDHICRKLRLRPGMRLLDIGAGWGGLLLWAAERHGVEAVGITLSKHQAAHLGRLLAERGLSGRVQVHLMDYRELPEDQPFDRIASVGMCEHVGVANLPLYFRKIRRLLKPGGLLLNHGITAGGLHHRGLAAGMGRFIEHHIFPGGELTHVSQLAQRLSEAGLELLDAENLRPHYARTLWAWSDALESRLDEARALVDERTVRAYRLYLAGCAMCFERGWLSLFQLLAARPTDCEADGPMRGAQCEFPFNRSYMYG; encoded by the coding sequence ATGGACGGATGGACCGGCTTGATCGAACAACGCCTGGCCCAGCTCCCGTGCAACGTGGCGCTGGAGTGGCCAGGCGGACGGGCGGGGCGGCAACCCGCGGACGTGCGCCTCAGGTTGCACACGCCGCGCTGGCTGGCCAGCGTGGCGCGCGGGCAGATTGGCGCGGTGGCCGATGCCTACGTGCAGGGGCAGCTCGACATCGAGGGCAGCATGCGCCCATTGATGGCCGCGGCCTCCCGCCTGGTCGGCGATCCGGTGCGCCAGCGGCCCCTGGCGTGGTGGCAGCAGCTGCTGCTGCGGTACGGATCGGCGTGCCACCACCGTCTGGCGCAGGACGCGCGCCAGGTGCAGTTCCACTATGACGTGTCCGACGACTTCTACGCCCTGTGGCTGGATCCACGGCGCGTCTACTCCTGTGCCTACTATGCGCAACCCGAGCTGTCGCTGGCGCAAGCCCAGGAAGCGAAGCTCGACCACATCTGCCGCAAGCTGCGCCTGCGCCCCGGCATGCGCTTGCTCGACATCGGCGCGGGCTGGGGCGGCCTGCTGCTGTGGGCGGCCGAGCGGCATGGCGTGGAGGCGGTCGGCATCACGCTCTCGAAGCACCAGGCCGCACACCTGGGCCGGCTGCTGGCGGAGCGCGGCCTGTCAGGCCGGGTGCAGGTGCACCTGATGGACTACCGCGAGCTGCCGGAAGACCAGCCCTTCGACCGCATTGCCAGCGTCGGCATGTGCGAGCACGTCGGAGTGGCCAACCTGCCGCTCTACTTCCGCAAGATCCGGCGGCTGCTCAAGCCGGGCGGCCTGCTGCTCAACCACGGCATCACGGCCGGCGGGCTGCACCACCGGGGGCTCGCTGCAGGCATGGGCCGCTTCATCGAGCACCACATCTTCCCGGGAGGCGAGCTGACGCATGTCTCCCAACTGGCGCAGCGGTTGTCAGAGGCGGGCCTGGAGCTGCTGGATGCGGAGAACCTTCGTCCGCATTACGCTCGCACCTTGTGGGCCTGGTCGGATGCGCTGGAGAGCCGCCTGGATGAGGCTCGCGCCCTGGTCGACGAACGCACGGTGCGTGCCTACCGGCTCTATCTGGCCGGGTGCGCCATGTGCTTCGAGCGGGGCTGGCTCTCGCTGTTCCAGCTACTTGCCGCACGGCCCACCGACTGCGAGGCCGACGGGCCGATGCGCGGCGCACAATGCGAGTTCCCGTTCAACCGCAGCTACATGTATGGATGA
- a CDS encoding DUF1840 domain-containing protein translates to MLYKFKSKAAGDVIMTGPAGDQIVRLLGKEPAPKGIIEPPQMPDAIAALERAVQEDEAARRRAEEEAEAEGRSLPPREGVTLRQRVWPLIEMMRRAHAEDHDIVWGV, encoded by the coding sequence ATGCTCTACAAATTCAAATCCAAGGCCGCCGGTGACGTGATCATGACCGGCCCGGCCGGTGACCAGATCGTCCGCCTCCTCGGCAAGGAACCAGCCCCCAAAGGCATCATCGAGCCGCCGCAGATGCCCGATGCCATTGCCGCATTGGAGCGCGCCGTGCAGGAAGACGAGGCGGCCCGCCGGCGGGCCGAGGAGGAAGCGGAAGCCGAAGGCCGCTCCCTGCCGCCTCGCGAAGGTGTCACGCTGAGGCAGCGGGTATGGCCGCTGATCGAGATGATGCGACGCGCTCATGCCGAGGACCACGACATCGTCTGGGGCGTCTGA
- a CDS encoding YbhB/YbcL family Raf kinase inhibitor-like protein produces the protein MKLVSNSWPDGGRIPVRHAAGRLDDQGGVTFSDNISPQLSWDAAPEGTQSFVLICHDPDVPSRGDDVNQPGREVPEDLPRVDFFHWVMVDLPATLRQIEEGEFSRGFTPRGKPGPSTLHGARHGLNDYTGWFAEDAQRAGQYFGYDGPFPPFNDARVHRYVYTLYAIDLPHCPVDGAFTGAQVRAAIAGHVLGDACFTGTYTLNRRLA, from the coding sequence ATGAAACTTGTCAGCAACAGTTGGCCGGACGGCGGCCGCATCCCGGTGCGCCACGCTGCAGGCCGCCTCGACGACCAAGGCGGCGTGACCTTTTCCGACAACATCAGCCCGCAGCTCAGCTGGGATGCAGCGCCCGAAGGCACGCAGTCGTTCGTGCTGATCTGCCACGACCCGGACGTACCGAGCCGTGGCGATGACGTGAACCAGCCGGGCCGCGAGGTGCCCGAGGACCTGCCGCGCGTCGACTTCTTCCACTGGGTGATGGTGGACCTGCCCGCCACCCTGAGGCAGATCGAGGAAGGCGAATTCAGCCGCGGCTTCACCCCCCGTGGCAAGCCGGGGCCGTCGACGCTGCACGGCGCCCGCCACGGCTTGAACGACTACACCGGCTGGTTCGCCGAGGACGCCCAGCGTGCCGGGCAGTATTTCGGCTATGACGGGCCTTTCCCGCCATTCAACGATGCCCGCGTCCACCGCTATGTCTACACGCTGTACGCGATCGACCTGCCCCACTGCCCGGTGGACGGCGCCTTCACCGGCGCCCAGGTGCGCGCCGCCATCGCCGGCCACGTGCTGGGCGACGCCTGTTTCACGGGCACCTACACGCTGAATCGCCGGCTGGCCTGA
- a CDS encoding histidine phosphatase family protein: MPHRELTRVIAIRHGETAWNLDARLQGHLDIPLNDTGRWQAARVAQALSEESLDAIYASDLSRAHETAQAIAAVAGLPVQRDAGLRERGFGEFEGMTYREIEERWPDRAMRWRKRDPLFGPAGGESLTVFYERVIACASRLAAQHGGQTIALVAHGGVLDCLYRAASRVDLQAARTWELGNASINRLLYTPEGFMLVGWADTSHLTAETLDEGSDGAGITARG, translated from the coding sequence ATGCCTCACCGCGAACTGACCCGCGTCATTGCCATCCGGCATGGCGAAACCGCCTGGAATCTCGATGCCCGCCTGCAAGGCCACCTCGACATCCCGCTCAACGACACCGGCCGCTGGCAGGCCGCCCGCGTGGCCCAGGCGCTGTCCGAGGAATCGCTCGACGCGATCTATGCCAGCGACCTGTCGCGCGCCCATGAAACGGCGCAGGCCATCGCCGCCGTGGCCGGGCTGCCGGTGCAGCGGGATGCCGGGCTGCGCGAGCGCGGTTTCGGCGAGTTCGAAGGCATGACCTACCGCGAGATCGAGGAGCGCTGGCCGGATCGCGCAATGCGCTGGCGCAAGCGCGACCCGCTGTTCGGGCCGGCCGGCGGTGAGTCGCTGACCGTGTTCTATGAGCGGGTCATCGCCTGCGCCAGCCGGCTGGCGGCGCAGCACGGCGGCCAGACCATCGCGCTGGTCGCCCACGGTGGTGTGCTCGACTGCCTCTACCGTGCCGCCTCGCGGGTGGACCTGCAGGCCGCACGCACCTGGGAGCTGGGCAATGCGAGCATCAACCGCCTGCTGTACACACCCGAGGGCTTCATGCTCGTGGGCTGGGCCGACACCTCTCACCTGACCGCAGAGACGCTCGATGAGGGCTCTGACGGCGCGGGCATCACTGCCCGGGGCTGA
- a CDS encoding sterol desaturase family protein yields the protein MQGAQIIVLATPVFLLLIAIEYAVGVARGHNTYRLNDALSSIGLGVMSQLTGLFTALVTLGIYSAVYDHAALWQLPADAWWVWVGALVVYDFFYYWNHRLGHESALFWAAHVVHHQSEDYNLSTALRQTSSGWIASWIFYLPMAVLGVPPLVFAAVALIDLLYQYWVHTQQIGRLGWFDRVFCSPSNHRVHHAVNDKYLDKNYGGILVLWDRWFGTFEEEDDRDPCVWGTRGPLRSWNPLWANLQVYAELARDSWRTRRWSDKLRVWFKPPGWRPADLALSDPKPPFEIDKVVRYDPPMSPRAQWLAAGLFLLLVAGTGAFLWQAHLLSLSARLLGVLGLTAGLVLVGMLCSPASRALTREGAPAHGLPAEPPSLN from the coding sequence ATGCAAGGTGCCCAGATCATCGTCCTTGCGACGCCTGTCTTCCTGCTGCTGATCGCCATCGAATACGCGGTCGGCGTCGCGCGAGGCCACAACACTTATCGCCTGAACGATGCACTCAGCAGCATCGGCCTGGGGGTCATGAGCCAGCTCACCGGCCTCTTCACGGCCCTGGTGACCCTGGGCATCTACAGCGCCGTCTACGATCACGCCGCCCTCTGGCAGCTGCCGGCCGATGCCTGGTGGGTCTGGGTGGGAGCGCTGGTGGTCTATGACTTCTTCTACTACTGGAACCATCGGCTGGGCCATGAGTCGGCGCTGTTCTGGGCCGCCCACGTGGTGCACCACCAGAGCGAGGACTACAACCTCTCGACCGCGCTGCGCCAGACCAGCAGCGGCTGGATCGCGAGCTGGATCTTCTACCTGCCGATGGCGGTGCTGGGGGTGCCGCCGCTGGTCTTCGCGGCGGTGGCGCTGATCGACCTGCTGTACCAGTACTGGGTGCACACGCAGCAGATCGGGCGGCTCGGCTGGTTCGACCGGGTCTTCTGCTCGCCCAGCAACCACCGGGTGCACCATGCCGTGAACGACAAGTACCTGGACAAGAACTACGGCGGCATCCTGGTGCTCTGGGACCGCTGGTTCGGCACCTTCGAGGAAGAGGACGATCGCGACCCCTGCGTCTGGGGCACGCGCGGCCCGTTGCGCAGCTGGAACCCGCTGTGGGCGAACCTGCAGGTCTATGCCGAGCTGGCCCGCGACAGCTGGCGCACCCGCCGCTGGAGCGACAAGCTGCGGGTCTGGTTCAAGCCGCCCGGCTGGCGCCCGGCCGACCTGGCCCTGAGCGATCCCAAGCCGCCGTTCGAGATCGACAAGGTGGTGCGCTACGACCCGCCAATGAGCCCGCGCGCGCAGTGGCTGGCGGCCGGCCTGTTCCTGCTGCTGGTCGCCGGCACCGGGGCCTTCCTGTGGCAGGCGCACCTGCTGAGCCTGTCGGCGCGCCTGCTCGGCGTGCTGGGCCTCACCGCAGGCCTGGTGCTGGTGGGCATGCTGTGCAGCCCGGCCTCGCGTGCCCTGACGCGAGAAGGGGCACCTGCCCACGGCTTGCCAGCGGAGCCACCCTCACTAAACTGA
- the ruvB gene encoding Holliday junction branch migration DNA helicase RuvB: MSIQTDDFSPPPRQRVVSASAGSPGEEVIERALRPKGLDDYVGQVKAREQLEIFIGAARKRGEALDHVLLFGPPGLGKTTLSHIIAHELGVNLRQTSGPVLEKPKDLAALLTNLERNDVLFIDEIHRLSPVVEEILYPALEDYQIDIMIGEGPAARSIKLDLQPFTLVGATTRAGMLTNPLRDRFGIVARLEFYSAEELARIVTRSAGLLNAPADAQGAMEIARRSRGTPRIANRLLRRVRDYAEVKGDGRITKAVADKALAMLDVDPQGFDLMDRQLLEAVIHKFDGGPVGLDNLAAAIGEERDTIEDVIEPYLIQQGYLQRTPRGRIATVAAYRHLGMAPPGRADAGDLFGAP; this comes from the coding sequence ATGAGCATCCAGACCGACGACTTCAGCCCGCCGCCGCGCCAGCGGGTCGTGTCGGCCTCCGCCGGCTCCCCCGGCGAGGAGGTGATCGAGCGGGCTTTGCGGCCCAAGGGCCTGGACGACTACGTCGGCCAGGTGAAGGCGCGCGAACAGCTGGAGATCTTCATCGGCGCCGCCCGCAAGCGCGGCGAGGCGCTCGACCATGTGCTGCTGTTCGGCCCGCCGGGGCTGGGCAAGACGACCCTGAGCCACATCATCGCGCACGAGCTGGGCGTCAACCTGCGCCAGACCTCCGGCCCGGTGCTGGAGAAGCCCAAGGACCTGGCGGCGCTGCTGACCAACCTCGAGCGCAACGACGTGCTCTTCATCGACGAGATCCACCGGCTCTCGCCGGTGGTCGAGGAAATCCTCTACCCGGCGCTGGAGGACTACCAGATCGACATCATGATTGGCGAAGGGCCGGCGGCCCGCTCCATCAAGCTCGACCTGCAGCCTTTCACCCTGGTGGGGGCCACCACCCGCGCGGGCATGCTCACCAACCCGCTGCGCGACCGTTTTGGCATCGTCGCCCGGCTGGAGTTCTACAGCGCCGAGGAACTGGCCCGCATCGTGACCCGCTCGGCCGGCCTGCTGAACGCGCCGGCCGATGCGCAGGGCGCGATGGAGATCGCCCGCCGCTCGCGCGGCACCCCCCGCATTGCCAACCGTCTGCTGCGCCGGGTGCGCGACTATGCCGAGGTGAAGGGCGACGGCCGCATCACCAAGGCCGTTGCCGACAAGGCGCTGGCCATGCTGGACGTCGACCCGCAAGGCTTCGACCTGATGGACCGCCAGCTGCTCGAAGCGGTGATCCACAAGTTCGACGGCGGCCCAGTGGGCCTCGACAACCTGGCGGCCGCCATCGGCGAGGAGCGCGACACCATCGAGGACGTGATCGAGCCCTACCTGATCCAGCAGGGCTACCTGCAGCGCACCCCGCGCGGGCGCATCGCCACGGTGGCGGCCTACCGCCACCTCGGCATGGCGCCGCCCGGGCGGGCGGACGCCGGGGACCTGTTCGGCGCGCCCTGA
- the ruvA gene encoding Holliday junction branch migration protein RuvA, producing MIGRLTGVIAEKAPPQVLIDVNGVGYEVDVPMSTFYNLPNLGERVSLLTHFVVREDAQILYGFGSAAERETFRQLIKISGVGPRTALGVLSGMSVGDLAQAVSLQESGRLVKVPGIGKKTAERLLLELKGKLGPDLAQPVAVASEAHGDVLQALVALGYSDKEAAAALKALPADVGVSEGIKLALRSLNK from the coding sequence ATGATTGGACGGCTCACGGGCGTGATCGCGGAGAAGGCCCCTCCGCAGGTGTTGATCGATGTCAACGGCGTCGGCTATGAGGTCGACGTGCCGATGAGCACCTTCTACAACCTGCCCAACCTGGGCGAGCGGGTCAGCCTGCTGACCCACTTCGTGGTTCGCGAGGACGCCCAGATCCTCTACGGCTTCGGCAGCGCCGCCGAGCGCGAGACCTTCCGCCAGCTGATCAAGATCTCCGGCGTCGGCCCGCGTACCGCGCTGGGCGTGCTCTCCGGCATGAGCGTGGGCGACCTGGCGCAGGCGGTCAGCCTCCAGGAGTCCGGTCGCCTGGTGAAGGTGCCGGGCATCGGCAAGAAGACGGCCGAGCGCCTGCTGCTCGAGCTCAAGGGCAAGCTCGGCCCCGACCTGGCGCAGCCGGTGGCGGTGGCCAGCGAGGCGCACGGCGACGTGCTGCAGGCCCTGGTCGCGCTCGGCTACAGCGACAAGGAAGCCGCCGCCGCGCTGAAGGCCTTGCCGGCCGATGTGGGCGTGAGCGAAGGCATCAAGCTGGCGCTGCGGTCGCTGAACAAGTGA
- a CDS encoding response regulator, producing MHILLLEDLPEIRQWLKTLVTQVFPAARVSESARVHDALEQITALRFDLALIDLGLPDGSGVEVVAALRESQPEAQSVVVTIHDDDDHLFPALQAGAFGYLLKEQAKDQLAEQLQRITQGEPPLSPSIARRVIAYFASQARHQPAQTEPLLPPVSLTDRENEVLLRVAKGFTLPEIGVQLGLSRHTIADYVKQIYRKLNVSSRAEAALEAQRLGLFRKSPR from the coding sequence ATGCATATCCTGCTCCTCGAAGACCTTCCCGAAATCCGCCAGTGGCTGAAGACGCTGGTGACCCAGGTCTTTCCAGCCGCGCGCGTGTCCGAAAGCGCCCGCGTGCACGATGCGCTGGAGCAGATCACCGCGCTGCGCTTCGACCTGGCCCTGATCGACCTGGGCCTGCCCGACGGCTCCGGCGTGGAGGTGGTGGCGGCGCTGCGCGAGTCGCAGCCGGAGGCCCAGTCGGTGGTGGTCACCATCCATGATGACGACGACCACCTCTTCCCCGCGCTGCAGGCGGGTGCCTTTGGTTACCTGCTGAAAGAGCAGGCCAAGGACCAGCTGGCCGAGCAGCTGCAGCGCATCACCCAGGGCGAACCGCCGCTGTCGCCGTCCATTGCGCGCCGCGTGATCGCCTACTTCGCTTCCCAGGCCCGCCACCAGCCGGCCCAGACCGAGCCGCTGCTGCCGCCGGTCTCGCTCACCGACCGCGAGAACGAGGTGCTGCTGCGCGTGGCCAAGGGCTTCACGCTGCCCGAAATCGGCGTGCAGCTGGGCCTGTCGCGCCACACCATCGCCGACTACGTGAAGCAGATCTACCGCAAGCTCAACGTGTCGTCGCGTGCCGAGGCCGCGCTGGAAGCGCAGCGCCTGGGCCTGTTCCGCAAATCGCCGCGCTGA